Proteins from a genomic interval of Sporolactobacillus sp. Y61:
- a CDS encoding oligosaccharide flippase family protein → MAKFIEKFIGFSVGPVIGALISFVTVPLTTYFIDPNEYGRASMFFLFQMIFGTFLFLGMDQAYTREYHVVDNKLKLFQNAVIIPLTLAFVVLVGTLALPHEVSGLLFGTPEEPFPAILFGVMLAFMVVERYILLSIRMRESALEYSLLNIFVKLGILTFTLLFVLFIRRDYLAVVYATVLGQISGDVYLVIRYRKLFAFRRFSPDRRLLTRMLKFGLPVVVATSLSSLLHYMDRLALYAWSSFYQIGIFTATLKIAAVVSLLQTSFTTFWVPTAYRWHENGKEIRYFRTVSDTVLLFMSLVMIVVLLFKDFITVILSSQYAEARYIVAFLCLPPVIFTISETTCLGIVFSRKTHLSIWTGLIALIPNALLNIVLVPRFGAPGAAASTGCAYLFFFAARTFFSNRNGIRIPAWKHHLVLLILFAGAVMNAFPIKYILPVNLLLLVIVLIVQAGTIRQLMQIFKTRKKKEWDFS, encoded by the coding sequence ATGGCAAAATTTATCGAAAAATTTATCGGCTTTTCTGTCGGTCCGGTGATTGGGGCGCTCATCTCCTTTGTGACCGTTCCGCTGACCACCTATTTTATTGATCCGAATGAATATGGCCGGGCCAGTATGTTTTTTCTGTTTCAGATGATTTTCGGCACCTTCTTATTTCTTGGAATGGATCAGGCCTATACCCGGGAATATCATGTCGTCGATAATAAGCTGAAATTATTTCAGAACGCGGTGATCATTCCCCTCACTCTGGCCTTCGTCGTGCTTGTTGGGACACTGGCGTTGCCGCATGAAGTGTCCGGGCTGCTGTTTGGGACGCCGGAAGAACCGTTCCCTGCCATTCTTTTTGGCGTCATGCTGGCCTTTATGGTTGTTGAACGCTATATTCTGCTTTCCATCAGAATGCGTGAAAGTGCACTGGAGTATTCACTTCTGAATATTTTTGTCAAGCTGGGTATTCTCACTTTTACCCTGCTTTTTGTCCTGTTCATTCGCCGCGATTATCTGGCCGTTGTCTATGCGACCGTACTCGGTCAGATCAGCGGCGATGTCTATCTCGTGATCAGGTACCGGAAGCTGTTTGCTTTCCGCCGTTTCTCTCCGGATCGCCGTCTTCTTACGCGGATGCTGAAATTCGGCTTACCGGTCGTTGTGGCGACGTCGTTATCCAGCCTGCTGCATTATATGGATCGACTGGCGCTTTACGCCTGGAGCAGTTTTTACCAGATCGGGATATTTACGGCAACTTTGAAAATTGCTGCGGTGGTTTCTCTTCTGCAAACCAGTTTTACGACCTTTTGGGTCCCCACGGCCTACCGGTGGCATGAAAACGGCAAGGAGATCCGCTATTTCAGGACGGTCAGCGACACGGTGCTCCTCTTCATGTCACTAGTCATGATCGTCGTCCTCCTGTTTAAAGATTTCATAACCGTCATTCTTTCGTCTCAGTATGCAGAAGCCAGATATATTGTTGCTTTCTTATGCCTGCCGCCCGTCATTTTCACGATCAGTGAGACCACCTGTCTGGGCATTGTTTTCTCGAGAAAAACGCATTTAAGTATCTGGACAGGACTCATTGCGCTGATTCCCAATGCGCTTCTGAATATTGTACTGGTTCCTCGCTTCGGGGCGCCTGGAGCAGCAGCTTCAACAGGCTGCGCTTACCTTTTCTTTTTTGCCGCACGAACCTTCTTCTCGAACCGGAACGGCATCCGGATTCCGGCGTGGAAACATCATCTGGTTTTATTGATCCTGTTTGCCGGGGCCGTGATGAATGCGTTTCCCATCAAATATATTCTGCCGGTCAACCTGCTCCTGCTTGTGATCGTCCTGATTGTACAGGCAGGAACAATCAGGCAGTTAATGCAGATATTCAAAACCAGAAAAAAGAAAGAATGGGATTTTTCATGA
- a CDS encoding glycosyltransferase, whose protein sequence is MNILFVVGEFPKLSQTFILNQMTGLIDAGHDVQILAKKAAPDRKVHPDVIRYRLAQRTFYYGTGRPGGKFQKTLEFAGGLVQLTLDRFIHKKGIHPNAFRDLFRYPNLILMIRALRRIDLTDRDVILAHFGPNGILARKCLDLGLLHGRLFTAFHGYDMLRYLQAKGQQAYQDLFRSQTMLLPISLFWKKRLIRLGADPSRTIVHHMGIDPDKFSFCPAQPASPVHIVSAARFVEKKGLSFAIRAVAGLIERGYDVRYRIAGDGPLHAQLQQQIADLGLEDHVFLAGWKTQDEWIDMMREAQMVLAPSITADDGDMEGIPVQLMEAMAMGKIVVSTLHSGIPELIQSGVNGYLVPEKDPDSLTETMASALKSPDLWPDLAGKARQTVADQFQIRRQNSQLICLLSGEPMKKKMPDGRLQAPPEAQ, encoded by the coding sequence ATGAACATTCTGTTTGTGGTCGGCGAGTTTCCCAAACTGTCGCAGACTTTTATTCTGAATCAGATGACCGGGCTTATAGATGCCGGGCATGATGTACAGATTCTGGCCAAGAAAGCGGCGCCGGACCGGAAAGTACATCCTGACGTGATCCGGTACCGGCTTGCGCAGCGGACCTTTTACTATGGGACCGGCAGGCCGGGCGGAAAGTTTCAGAAAACGTTAGAATTTGCCGGAGGACTGGTACAGCTCACGCTGGACCGGTTCATACATAAAAAAGGGATCCATCCGAACGCCTTCAGGGATCTTTTTCGTTATCCCAACCTGATTTTGATGATCCGGGCGCTCAGGCGGATTGATCTGACGGATCGTGATGTCATTCTGGCTCATTTTGGTCCGAACGGCATCCTGGCCAGGAAATGCCTTGATCTGGGGCTGCTTCATGGCCGGCTTTTCACGGCTTTTCATGGTTATGATATGCTGCGTTATCTTCAGGCAAAAGGGCAGCAGGCTTATCAGGACCTGTTCCGGTCGCAGACGATGCTGCTTCCCATCAGCCTGTTCTGGAAAAAGAGGCTGATCCGGCTGGGGGCAGATCCTTCGCGGACCATCGTGCACCACATGGGCATTGATCCGGATAAATTTTCCTTCTGTCCTGCGCAGCCGGCATCGCCCGTCCATATCGTATCTGCTGCCCGTTTTGTTGAGAAAAAGGGGCTTTCATTCGCCATCAGAGCCGTCGCCGGGCTGATTGAACGTGGATATGATGTCCGATACCGGATAGCCGGAGATGGTCCGCTGCACGCGCAGCTGCAGCAGCAGATTGCAGATCTGGGTCTTGAAGATCACGTCTTCCTTGCCGGCTGGAAGACGCAGGATGAGTGGATTGACATGATGCGGGAAGCACAGATGGTTCTTGCACCCAGCATAACGGCGGACGACGGAGATATGGAAGGCATCCCGGTTCAGCTGATGGAAGCGATGGCGATGGGGAAAATAGTTGTATCCACCCTTCACAGTGGGATTCCCGAACTGATTCAAAGCGGAGTAAACGGGTATCTCGTTCCGGAGAAGGATCCGGACAGTCTGACAGAAACGATGGCCAGTGCCCTGAAATCACCGGATTTGTGGCCGGATCTTGCCGGAAAGGCCAGGCAGACGGTTGCCGACCAGTTTCAGATCAGGCGTCAGAACAGTCAGCTCATCTGCCTGCTTTCGGGGGAACCGATGAAGAAAAAAATGCCGGACGGCCGATTGCAGGCACCGCCGGAGGCTCAGTGA
- a CDS encoding glycosyltransferase family 1 protein yields MQVNFGMQEVNNQRIGIGIFARHLITELVQYPDLTCSGHAFLTWHTRPQSFSRFPFPTKISLIPARWMYSPHRSLLPVSMRRICRSSSDIYLYFNYKLPRARLDGKVISTIHDLIPLKTEMENQSVKADYLAYIRDAISRSDDILTVSECSKRDILTYFPISEERIHVIPNGVDFARFHTPFHPERLKEVRKKYHLPEKFILYFGSSRKHKNVTSVLKSYAKVQKAVRDSVKLVITNGSEPLRQLAGQLGIESDVRFTDAVDDRDKAAFYQLASIKLFVSLYEGFGIPVLEAMAAGTPVIASNVSALPEISGDAAWLVDPLDTDGIAFAVESVLADDALRQDMIQKGFLNAKAWSWRRAGEKLHACIMHLND; encoded by the coding sequence ATGCAGGTTAATTTTGGCATGCAGGAAGTGAATAACCAAAGAATCGGTATTGGCATTTTTGCCCGTCATTTAATTACGGAACTGGTGCAATATCCTGACCTGACGTGCTCCGGACATGCCTTTCTGACCTGGCACACCAGGCCGCAGTCCTTCTCCCGTTTTCCTTTTCCAACCAAGATTTCGCTTATCCCCGCCAGATGGATGTACAGCCCGCACAGGTCCCTGTTGCCCGTTTCCATGCGCCGGATCTGCCGGAGTTCGAGTGATATTTATCTCTATTTCAACTATAAGCTGCCGCGGGCCCGTCTTGACGGCAAAGTGATTTCAACCATTCATGACCTGATTCCGTTAAAAACGGAAATGGAGAATCAGTCGGTCAAAGCCGATTATTTAGCTTACATTCGCGACGCCATCAGTCGATCTGATGACATTCTGACGGTTTCGGAGTGTTCAAAACGCGATATTCTCACGTATTTTCCGATTTCTGAAGAGAGAATTCATGTCATTCCCAATGGGGTTGATTTCGCCCGGTTCCACACGCCGTTTCATCCGGAAAGGCTGAAAGAGGTGAGGAAAAAATATCACTTACCGGAAAAATTCATTTTGTATTTCGGGTCCAGTCGTAAGCATAAAAACGTGACTTCTGTTCTTAAATCCTACGCAAAGGTTCAGAAAGCAGTCAGGGACTCGGTGAAACTGGTGATCACGAACGGGAGTGAGCCGCTCAGACAGCTGGCCGGGCAGCTGGGTATTGAAAGCGACGTGCGCTTTACTGATGCTGTGGATGACCGGGATAAAGCAGCCTTTTACCAGCTGGCATCGATTAAACTGTTTGTTTCTTTATATGAAGGCTTTGGAATTCCTGTTCTGGAAGCCATGGCGGCGGGAACCCCGGTGATTGCCTCCAACGTGTCCGCTCTGCCGGAAATTTCAGGGGATGCCGCCTGGCTGGTTGATCCGCTTGATACGGATGGCATCGCTTTTGCGGTGGAAAGCGTGCTGGCCGATGATGCGTTGCGGCAGGATATGATTCAGAAAGGATTTTTGAATGCAAAAGCCTGGTCCTGGCGGCGGGCGGGTGAAAAATTACACGCCTGTATCATGCACCTGAACGACTGA
- a CDS encoding UDP-glucose/GDP-mannose dehydrogenase family protein, translating to MKLAVIGTGYVGLVTGVALSEIGHAVTCIDVDPEKIEKLSSGVPTIYEPGLEELMRRNMDAGRLLFTSRHREGLSGAEVIYIAVGTPQRPDGSANLDYIQRAASDIADHIDRHVIVVIKSTVPVGTNRRVRELINSRTKEGVQVDIASNPEFLREGSAVNDTFRGDRIVIGTENRETADTLEKINRPFGIPIIKTDIASSEMIKYASNAFLATKISFINEIANICDRLGANVEEVAKGMGLDHRIGPDFLRAGIGYGGSCFPKDTSALVQIAGNHHHEFNLLQSVIEVNNHQQILLIEKLLARFTSLEGKKIAVLGLAFKPHTDDLRESPALVLIPKLAALGADIAAYDPIAADQARKLLGDNGILYTHQLRDALSGADCAVIVTDWPDIKKMEAATYTRLMKRAIVFDGRNCYRLDAMRKSNVEYYSIGRPAHIPELIS from the coding sequence ATGAAACTCGCAGTCATAGGAACAGGCTATGTCGGGCTGGTGACAGGCGTAGCCCTGTCAGAAATCGGGCATGCGGTGACCTGCATCGACGTCGATCCGGAAAAAATTGAGAAACTCAGCAGCGGTGTTCCGACGATTTATGAACCCGGGCTCGAAGAACTGATGCGCAGAAACATGGACGCGGGACGGCTGTTATTTACTTCCCGGCACCGTGAAGGGCTGAGCGGAGCTGAAGTGATCTATATTGCGGTGGGTACACCTCAGCGTCCGGATGGATCAGCCAATCTGGACTATATTCAGAGAGCTGCCTCAGATATCGCAGATCACATCGACAGACATGTGATCGTTGTGATAAAAAGTACCGTACCGGTGGGCACGAACAGACGGGTCAGGGAGCTGATCAACAGCCGGACGAAGGAGGGCGTTCAGGTCGATATCGCTTCCAATCCTGAATTTCTCCGTGAAGGTTCGGCTGTCAATGATACATTTCGTGGCGACCGGATTGTAATTGGAACTGAGAATCGTGAGACGGCCGACACTCTGGAGAAAATCAATAGGCCATTTGGCATTCCGATCATTAAGACGGATATTGCCAGCAGCGAAATGATTAAATATGCATCAAACGCCTTTCTTGCGACCAAGATCAGTTTTATCAATGAGATTGCCAATATCTGTGACAGGCTCGGTGCTAATGTTGAAGAAGTGGCAAAAGGAATGGGACTGGATCATCGGATCGGTCCGGATTTTCTCAGAGCGGGTATCGGATACGGCGGATCCTGTTTCCCTAAAGACACCAGCGCGCTCGTTCAGATCGCGGGGAACCATCACCATGAGTTTAATCTGCTTCAATCCGTGATTGAGGTGAATAATCATCAGCAGATCCTGCTGATTGAAAAACTGCTGGCACGCTTTACATCTCTTGAAGGGAAAAAGATCGCCGTGCTTGGTCTCGCCTTCAAGCCCCATACAGACGATCTGCGTGAATCGCCGGCTCTGGTCCTTATTCCGAAACTGGCTGCGCTGGGGGCAGACATTGCCGCGTATGATCCGATTGCAGCGGACCAGGCCAGAAAGCTTCTTGGAGACAACGGTATCCTCTATACCCATCAGCTCCGTGACGCCCTTTCCGGGGCCGACTGTGCCGTGATCGTGACCGACTGGCCGGATATTAAGAAGATGGAGGCGGCCACATACACCAGGCTGATGAAGCGGGCAATTGTCTTTGACGGCCGGAATTGTTACCGTCTCGACGCCATGAGAAAATCGAATGTAGAATATTACTCCATCGGCCGGCCGGCACACATTCCGGAACTGATCAGCTGA
- a CDS encoding sugar transferase, with translation MVGAQKVTLPEKVKPYLFVKRGLDIVLSAMGIVIAAPVVLLFSILIVLETPGSPFYVQKRVGKGGGTFNLVKLRSMRKDAERSGAQWAAAHDPRVTKVGKFIRQTRIDELPQLLTVLKGDMSLIGPRPERPFFTEKFDREIPGFKNRLLVKPGLTGLAQVNGGYDLTPQEKLIFDLEYVSHLSFTLEWKIMLKTVRVLLTGEGAR, from the coding sequence ATGGTCGGTGCGCAGAAAGTAACCCTGCCTGAAAAGGTCAAACCTTATCTGTTCGTCAAACGCGGACTGGATATCGTTTTATCTGCAATGGGTATCGTGATCGCAGCACCTGTTGTCCTTTTATTCTCCATTCTGATTGTTCTTGAGACGCCCGGCTCTCCCTTTTATGTCCAGAAAAGGGTCGGAAAGGGCGGCGGAACATTTAATCTGGTAAAACTGCGCTCCATGCGAAAAGATGCTGAGCGCTCCGGTGCCCAGTGGGCAGCAGCTCATGATCCCCGGGTCACAAAGGTCGGAAAATTCATTCGTCAAACACGGATCGATGAGTTACCTCAGCTGCTGACTGTACTGAAAGGGGACATGTCACTGATTGGACCGCGTCCTGAACGACCGTTCTTCACGGAAAAGTTTGACCGGGAAATCCCCGGTTTTAAAAATCGTCTGCTTGTGAAACCGGGTCTGACCGGGCTTGCCCAGGTAAATGGCGGATATGATCTGACGCCGCAGGAAAAACTGATTTTTGATCTTGAATATGTCAGTCATCTGTCTTTCACTCTGGAATGGAAAATCATGCTGAAGACCGTCAGGGTGCTGCTGACAGGTGAAGGGGCAAGGTAA
- a CDS encoding NAD-dependent epimerase/dehydratase family protein — protein sequence MKKAIVTGGAGFIGSHVVEELLRQNMHVAVMDNFSTGHHRNIAGLPIDLYICDIADPSVINLIQSIKPDFIIHLAAQVSVRQSVEDPLFDERTNVSGSLNILNAARLTKVKKVVFSSSAAVYGNPTFLPVTADHPTHPESPYGLAKLTVEHYLDLFRKFYGLPYGILRFSNVYGPRQDAAGEGGVVSIFADRIRKGTPPMIYGDGGQTRDFIYVRDVAKAVACALKVDQSFIANVSSGTSVSINQLFQMMKEAAKSDIGVYYGPERQGDIRNSTLSNEETKSLLKWAPSWDLRKGLRETAGSVRKAKNAVL from the coding sequence ATGAAAAAAGCGATCGTAACAGGCGGTGCCGGTTTTATCGGATCCCATGTCGTTGAAGAACTGCTTCGACAGAACATGCATGTCGCGGTTATGGATAACTTTTCCACCGGCCATCACAGAAATATTGCCGGGCTGCCGATTGATTTATATATCTGTGATATTGCTGATCCGTCGGTCATCAATCTGATTCAATCCATCAAACCTGATTTTATTATCCATCTTGCGGCTCAGGTCAGTGTCCGTCAGTCGGTGGAGGATCCACTGTTTGATGAACGGACCAATGTTTCCGGGTCACTGAATATCCTGAATGCGGCCCGGCTGACGAAAGTAAAAAAGGTCGTTTTTTCTTCCTCAGCGGCGGTTTACGGCAATCCGACATTTCTGCCTGTCACAGCGGATCACCCGACTCACCCGGAGTCTCCGTACGGTCTGGCCAAGCTGACGGTTGAGCACTATCTGGATCTGTTCCGGAAGTTCTATGGCCTGCCTTACGGGATCCTCAGGTTCAGTAATGTGTACGGACCGAGACAGGACGCGGCGGGTGAAGGCGGTGTCGTGTCCATTTTTGCTGATCGAATCAGGAAAGGCACGCCGCCGATGATTTATGGCGATGGCGGGCAGACCCGGGATTTCATTTACGTCCGGGATGTTGCAAAAGCGGTTGCCTGTGCCCTGAAAGTCGATCAGAGTTTTATTGCCAATGTCTCCTCCGGTACATCCGTTTCAATCAATCAGCTTTTCCAGATGATGAAAGAAGCAGCGAAGTCCGATATTGGTGTCTATTATGGCCCTGAGCGTCAGGGGGATATCCGGAACAGTACCCTTTCAAATGAAGAGACGAAATCCTTGCTCAAGTGGGCGCCCTCCTGGGATCTTCGAAAGGGCCTGCGCGAGACAGCAGGCAGCGTGCGGAAAGCAAAGAACGCGGTGCTCTGA
- a CDS encoding glycoside hydrolase domain-containing protein: MMSGIDCATKLTEQSARRLKSQGVDAVGRYIGPAESWKTITRGEAEAIQRAGCRIFSIWETRPTRRAYFTEEQGKKDAEKAARYAGQIGQPEASPIFFTVDYDAAPDDFGVIRAYFQAIRSRSQKYRIGIYGSFRMIEDLRGKGLADFYYQTYAWSFGHESRHADIYQYQNNRMLAGIPVDLDRIRNPSAVWGPARSAVKHPAVSPAAVVPYPGHLIRRGSRGRDVVRTQNAVGAVPDGIFGPKTEQAVRAYQRRHGLVADGLVGPVTWHVLF, encoded by the coding sequence ATGATGTCCGGTATAGACTGTGCAACAAAACTTACAGAACAATCCGCTCGACGTCTGAAAAGTCAGGGGGTGGATGCGGTCGGCAGATATATCGGCCCTGCAGAATCATGGAAAACGATTACCCGCGGTGAAGCAGAGGCCATACAGAGGGCCGGCTGCAGAATATTCAGCATCTGGGAAACCCGTCCAACACGGCGTGCCTATTTTACGGAAGAACAGGGGAAAAAGGATGCGGAAAAAGCGGCCCGGTATGCGGGGCAGATTGGCCAGCCGGAAGCCTCACCGATCTTTTTTACAGTGGATTACGATGCCGCCCCGGATGACTTCGGTGTGATTCGTGCCTACTTTCAGGCGATCCGGTCCCGCAGTCAGAAATACAGGATCGGCATTTACGGATCGTTTCGCATGATTGAGGACCTGCGCGGCAAGGGGCTCGCCGATTTTTATTATCAGACTTATGCCTGGTCTTTTGGTCATGAGTCGCGCCACGCGGACATTTATCAGTATCAGAATAACCGGATGCTGGCCGGTATTCCTGTCGATCTTGACCGAATCCGCAACCCGTCAGCAGTCTGGGGACCGGCCAGAAGCGCTGTGAAGCATCCGGCCGTCTCCCCGGCCGCTGTTGTCCCCTATCCCGGCCACCTGATCCGGCGCGGCAGCAGGGGGCGGGACGTGGTCCGTACTCAAAACGCGGTGGGTGCTGTACCAGACGGGATTTTCGGTCCGAAAACAGAACAGGCCGTACGCGCCTATCAGCGTCGGCACGGCCTTGTCGCCGATGGCCTTGTCGGCCCGGTCACATGGCATGTCCTTTTTTGA